A single genomic interval of Odontesthes bonariensis isolate fOdoBon6 chromosome 3, fOdoBon6.hap1, whole genome shotgun sequence harbors:
- the tada3l gene encoding transcriptional adapter 3, with product MSELKDCPPLKYYDFKPVEHVKLCPRYTAVLGRSEDDGIGIEELDTLQLELETLLSSASRRLRALEEQRQILTDWQDKKGDKRFLKLGKDPDPAASSRHKQKKPKLDSKGGHRPGPGPGRPKPQNLPPKVQEYEFTDDPQDIPRTPKNDAPNRFWASVEPYCADITNEEIRLLEELLKPPEDEAEYFKIPALGKHYSQRWAQEDLLEEQREGARANDKKKSLMGGPLSELDAKDVDSLLKKSESQHESPEDGCPFGPLTQRLLQALVEENIISPMEDSPIPDISGKDANDGAGTSPRSQGKAFSVPHTRSLEARIKEELIAQGLLDSEERPGQGGDSEDEVLAELQKRQAELKALSAHNRARKQELLRLAKEEMRKQELRQRVRVADNEVMEGFRRIMAARQKKRTPTKKEKDQAWKALKERESILKLLDG from the exons ATGAGCGAGCTAAAGGACTGCCCCCCGCTTAAATACTACGACTTCAAGCCCGTCGAGCATGTCAAGCTGTGTCCCCGCTACACTGCTGTGCTGGGCCGCTCAGAAGACGATGGCATCGGCATCGAAGAGCTGGACACCCTTCAGCTGGAGCTGGAGACACTCCTGTCTTCAGCCAGCCGGCGCCTCCGAGCCCTGGAGGAGCAGAGGCAG ATCCTCACAGATTGGCAAGACAAGAAGGGAGACAAGCGCTTCTTGAAACTTGGTAAAGACCCAGACCCTGCCGCCTCATCCCGTCATAAGCAAAAGAAGCCAAAATTGGATAGCAAGGGAGGACACAGGCCAGGCCCAGGTCCCGGGAGACCAAAACCCCAAAACCTGCCACCAAAAGTTCAAGAGTATGAATTTACAGATGATCCCCAAGATATTCCCCGGACTCCGAAAAACGATGCTCCCAACAG attCTGGGCATCAGTGGAACCGTATTGTGCTGATATCACAAATGAAGAGATACGACTCCTTGAGGAGCTTCTGAAACCTCCAGAGGATGAAGCCGAGTATTTCAAA ATTCCGGCGTTGGGGAAACACTACTCACAGCGGTGGGCTCAAGAGGATCTCCtggaggagcagagggaggGAGCTCGAGCCAACGACAAAAAGAAGAGCCTCATGGGAGGACCGCTGTCAGAGCTGGATGCAAAAG ATGTGGACTCGCTGCTGAAGAAGTCAGAATCCCAACATGAATCCCCTGAAGATGGCTGTCCCTTTGGTCCTCTCACGCAGCGTCTGCTGCAGGCCCTCGTCGAG GAGAACATTATATCCCCCATGGAGGATTCTCCTATACCAGACATTTCAGGAAAGGATGCTAATGATGGTGCTGGGACCTCTCCTCGAAGCCAAGGAAAAGCTTTTAG TGTTCCTCACACGCGCTCCTTGGAGGCACGGATCAAAGAGGAGCTGATAGCTCAGGGGCTGCTGGATTCTGAGGAGCGACCTGGACAAGGAGGAGACTCTGAGGACGAGGTCCTTGCTGAGCTGCAGAAACGACAAGCAGAACTCAAAGCCTTGAGTGCCCACAACAGAGCCAGGAAGCAGGAGCTGCTCCG ATTGGCAAAGGAAGAAATGCGCAAGCAGGAATTAAGGCAGAGAGTGAGGGTGGCTGACAATGAGGTGATGGAGGGATTTCGGCGGATCATGGCTGCCAGGCAGAAGAAACGCACTCCAACTAAGAAGGAGAAAGATCAGGCGTGGAAAGCTCTGAAGGAGAGGGAAAGCATCCTCAAGTTATTAGATGGATAA
- the LOC142376799 gene encoding actin-related protein 2/3 complex subunit 4-like, with the protein MTATLRPYLNAVRATLQAAVCLENFSSQVVERHNKPEVEVRSSKELLLQPVVISRNDKEKVLIEGSINSVRVSIAVKQADEIEKILCHKFMRFMMMRAENFFILRRKPVEGYDISFLITNFHTEQMYKHKLVDFVIHFMEEIDKEISEMKLSVNARARIVAEEFLKNF; encoded by the exons ATG ACAGCGACTCTGCGCCCCTACTTGAATGCTGTGAGGGCCACCTTGCAGGCGGCCGTCTGTCTGGAGAACTTTTCCTCTCAGGTGGTGGAGCGTCACAACAAGCCAGAGGTGGAGGTCAG GAGCAGTAAGGAGCTGCTGCTTCAGCCAGTGGTGATCAGCCGTAATGACAAGGAGAAGGTTCTCATCGAGGGGTCCATCAACTCTGTCAGAGTCAGCATTGCAGTCAAGCAG GCCGATGAGATCGAGAAGATCCTTTGCCACAAGTTCATGCGCTTCATGATGATGAGGGCAGAGAACTTCTTCATTCTGAGGAGGAAACCAGTAGAG GGATACGATATTAGCTTCTTGATCACCAACTTCCACACGGAGCAGATGTacaaacacaagctggtggactTCGTCATCCACTTCATGGAGGAGATCGACAAGGAGATCAGCGAGATGAAACTGTCTGTTAACGCCAGGGCCCGTATCGTTGCCGAAGAATTCCTCAAGAAC TTCTGA